A genomic segment from Maniola jurtina chromosome 9, ilManJurt1.1, whole genome shotgun sequence encodes:
- the LOC123868028 gene encoding cytochrome P450 6B7-like, whose protein sequence is MFYIILLLIIIIFYWYGVRTFGYWKKRGIKNDYPLPYFGNNYKQFFQKSSYAMTATEMYRKYPKEKVVGFFRSTAPELVIRDPDLVKRILVTDFQHFYARGFNTHKTVIEPLLKNLFFADGDLWRLIRQRFGSAFSTAKIKAMFPFISERAEKLQLLANEIEHLEYYDMRELMARYTTDFIGACGFGINMDTLNNENSEFRRLGKRIFHRTPRDAVAAALKFIFPELCKHIHFLAPDLEESVCGLVQHVLKARNYSPCGTNDFIDLLLELKEKGNVVESLEYRDENGTAKLVELKLDDLLLTAQVFVFFGAGYETSSSTSSFTLHQLAFNSDHQKKVQEEIDRVLLKHDNKITYDAINEMHYLEKAFYEAMRMYPAVGFLMRKCTTKNYTFPEIGLTIDEGVNVIIPIQAFHRDEKYFHEPNVYNPDRFTNAQDLKTNYFLPFGEGPRACIGARLGKVLAMAGIAAVLQKFNVEPCEISKLEPVPDPKAIVAEGFIGGLPLKLRKRELIS, encoded by the exons atgttttacattatacttttgttaataataattatcttttaTTGGTATGGTGTAAGAACTTTCGGTTATTGGAAGAAACGTGGAATAAAAAATGACTATCCTTTACCATACTTTGGGAATAATTATAAGCAATTCTTTCAAAAAAGCAGCTATGCTATGACTGCAACAGAAATGTACAGAAAATACCCAAAAGAAAAAGTAGTCGGTTTCTTTCGAAGTACCGCACCTGAGCTCGTAATAAGAGATCCTGATTTAGTAAAAAGAATTTTGGTTACTGATTTCCAGCACTTTTATGCCAGAGGATTTAATACACATAAAACAGTGATTGAACCTTTactgaaaaatttattttttgctgATGGAGACTTGTGGCGATTGATAAGACAGCGATTCGGTTCAGCTTTCAGTACAGCTAAAATCAAAGCAATGTTTCCTTTCATTTCTGAGAGAGCAGAAAAGCTTCAATTATTGGCAAACGAAATTGAACATTTAGAATATTACGATATGAGAGAGCTAATGGCAAGGTATACTACGGATTTTATCGGAGCTTGTGGTTTTGGTATAAATATGGATACCTTGAATAATGAAAATTCGGAATTCAGAAGACTTGGAAAAAGAATATTTCATAGAACTCCCAGAGATGCTGTTGCAGCTGCTTTGAAATTTATATTCCCCGAACTATGCAAACATATACACTTTTTGGCACCAGATTTAGAGGAATCGGTCTGTGGATTAGTGCAACATGTTTTGAAAGCACGAAATTATAGTCCTTGTGGTACTAATGATTTCATAGATTTATTGTTGGAATTAAAAGAGAAAGGAAATGTTGTCGAATCTTTAGAGTATAGAGATGAAAATGGTACGGCAAAATTAGTTGAGTTAAAGCTTGATGATTTATTACTAACTGCGcaagtttttgtattttttggtGCGGGTTATGAAACATCCTCGTCAACTTCTAGTTTCACATTACATCAGCTGGCATTCAACTCCGATCATCAAAAGAAAGTACAAGAAGAAATTGATCGAGTTCTTCTCAAgcatgataataaaattacatacGATGCTATAAACGAAATGCACTATTTAGAAAAAGCGTTTTATGAAGCTATGAGGATGTATCCAGCAGTAGGATTCTTGATGCGTAAATGTACTACAAAAAACTACACGTTTCCTGAAATAGGACTTACTATAGATGAAGGCGTGAATGTAATAATACCAATTCAAGCCTTTCATCgagatgaaaaatattttcatgagCCAAATGTCTATAACCCCGATAGATTCACTAATGCTCAAGacttaaaaactaattatttcttgCCATTTGGAGAAGGTCCCCGAGCTTGTATTG GTGCTAGGCTAGGAAAAGTCTTAGCCATGGCAGGAATAGCTGCTGTTCTACAAAAGTTCAATGTTGAACCCTGTGAAATAAGTAAATTAGAACCTGTACCAGATCCTAAGGCTATAGTTGCTGAAGGTTTTATCGGTGGACTACCACTTAAATTGAGAAAACGGGAGCTTATATCCTGA